The genomic region CACCGGCCATAACCTCCCGCTACTTAGGATATTCCTCAACTGTCTTCCTAGCTCTCAGAGCGATGACAAATATGTGGTGGACGCGCCATTCGAGTTCCAGATTAGTGATACGTTCTCGGTACCGTTTGTGGGTACTGTAGTTGTGAGTCATCCTGTCCCCCCTAAGTTTCCGAATAATCGTGTTGATACGAGTAGAGCGGTGTTATCACTTCTGGAGCTATACATGGTAAGCCATGTTCATCCCTATTCAATTGTTCGAGCTTATGATGCTTATTCTGGTGCAGCCAACGACCCAGTCCTCCTTGGGCCCGACTCTGTAGGCCAGTTCATCCCTACTGCTGTCAAGACCATCCAACGAAAGCGTGCGTCCGTCACGAGTGGTGAAGCTGGACAAAGCGTATCATTCGCGCTCAAGCGTATAAGAAGATCACAGGTGAGGAAGGGAATGGTCTTGATTGCCAAGACGGATACACCTCCCAAAGGTGAGATTCCCTTCTCCTGTTGCAAGATTAAAAAGATGATTTGCTGGCTGACACTAGGCTCTAGCGGTAAAAAGGTTTGAGGGAATGGTTATGGTTCTGCATCATTCATCAACTATTCAACCCAACTATCAAGCAATGATGCACTGCGGTGCCATCCGGGTTCGTCTTCCTCTATGACTTGACCTCTACCCTCGTCAACTAAATACATTGTACATAGCAAACCGTCCGAATAAAGTCTCTAGATCATCCTTCAGGTCTCATCAGGACTGGAGACAGGGCCAAGGTAGTTTTCGAGTTCATCAACCAGTCCGAGTTTGTCAAAGAGGGGCAATTGATACTGTTGAGAGAGGCTAAAACAAAGGTGCTGGGTGTCGTTACCAAGATTCTTGGATGAGATGTCGTGAAGCATATCGATGAATGGTGGCAAAAATGCCTTGTCTGTATTATTACTGTCGAATGTATGCAAGACGTTGTAAAGTACGAGCGACAACGAACAGGGACTGGAGcagggaagaaggaataCGGCCACCAGCTTATTATAAAATGTGTGTTTTTCCCACAAATTACGTAACAGTACGCGTCCAAGCGCGTTGATTTGTTGTGTCCTCGCTGCGATACAACTCCTGATcactctcttttcttttttcattCCGCCCTTTTATGCTTTTGAAGCTATAAGAAAACAGAAACACAATGTCTGTCTACGTTGGAGAATGTACGTATCAACCCTTTCCCGTTTCGGATTCTTATCATCACAGGCATCTGCATGTATCTAGCTAACACACAAGCCCCACTTTAGCACGAGGCGAGCTCCTTGCCTGGCTCAACGACCTCCTCGCCCCCACGGTCGTTACCAAGCTCGAACAATGCGGCACAGGTAGCGTCTACTGTCAAATCATTGACTCCATCTATGGCGATTTGCCGATGAGCAGGGTCAAATTCAACGCGAGGATGGAATATGAGTATCTGGATAATTTCAAGATTTTACAAAAAGCTTTCACTAGGCATAAGATTGAAAAGGTGGGTTTGTCCCTTTATAGACACTTGATTCATGGACTTAATATTCAATTATTTGATTAGCCCATACCGGTGGATAGGCTCATCAAGTATGTTAATGGGACGGACGTTTAGCATACCGATGACGATCTGACAGTTGTTTATTCAGGTGCAAAATGCAAGATAATCTCGAGTTCCTCcaatggatgaagaagtacTGGGACATGCACTCCCGTGGAGAAGGCTATGATGCCCAAGCCCGAGCGTACGTTCCCCTTGGTGCACTCTGTAGATGAAACGAGTTTTCCTAAACTGATACCCGATACATCACAGCGGTGGCCATATCGCCGGCGTGACGACCTCAGCTTCTCGACCGACTGCCGCTCGTACACGTCCAGCGCATGTCGGAGGCTCCGCCGCCGGCTCCAGGAGTGTCTCTTCAGCCGGCCAAGCAAATTCAGCACAGGTTGCTGCTATGCAAGCGAGAGTGGCGGAGATTGAGGCACATAGTGAAGGGCTGTTGAAAGAGCGGGATTTCTACTTTGACAGTGGGTCATATTTCGTTAATCAATGCCCAAGCCTATTTCCTGACAAACTATTGATAGAGCTGAGAAACATCGAGCTCATTGTGCAAGAGCGATTAGCTGTTGAGGGTATCGCCCCAGAGGAGTCTGATGTGATGACCAAGATCCAGGATATTCTTTATGCGACGATAGAAGGTTTCGAGGTACGGTTCCGACTCTTTTATCTAAAGGTACTGCAGACTAACGTTACGTTATATCAGGTTccacaagaagaagattttgTCGAGGAGCAGCCTGTtgagggtgaagaagagaccTTTTAATCGGTGTACTTTGCTTGGGATTCTTGATGGTTTTTTTTCGCATGTGCATATACTTAATGCTCGCTCAAGTTGTCAGGACTGTCCGCAATCTCAAAACACTTGGACTGTTTGCCCCTCGACAGCGAACACCTCGTAACCCATAATACATGATGCTGCAGATACTACATTACAGAGATATGGAACTCATTGTTTCCCCCTTTGTCCCCCAGGCAATCACATAATGGTCAAGAACTAACCGCAActcttcaatctcatcGAGAATCTCCAATTTTGATATACTGCAACTCTTGTTAGTGGCAATGTTGTCGAGAAGACAAAAAAACGACAGACACACCGTTGCAGTTCCTCGGGACCGacgtcttcctccctaaTCTGCCATAGTGTTTTTGCACCTGCGTTATCAAATTTACCACCCTCAAGGATAGGGGATGTGAACCTTTCAGCTTGCGATTCCGGAGTTGAGAATGTGGATCCGGGAATTGATAGGTTGCGCATCTGAGAAGGGACGAATTAGGCTTACAAAGTACATTAACAAAAACATTATGCCTCACCGCTAAATTTCTCCTCATTACGTTTCCAAAACTATCATCCAACCCAACCATCTCATAAACCACGCCCATGCAACTACCAAACGTCTCTCCAAACCACTTTATAATTTGTTTTGAATCCTCTGGTGGCATGTATGGGAAAAGACACTCGGCGAGGAAGAGTGTTGGGAGACTAGGATCCAGTTGGGGAAGAACATGGTCCGAAAGAATGGAGGAtatggaagaggttggTTCATAAGGCGAGGGACGGAGGTCAAGAGGGATGAGCGTATagagtggagaggataATTGTGTGCCGCCTTTTGAGACTTTGTATGAGTGCTGTCCTGGAGGCGGCATCGTAGGTGCCGTTGGCGAGGGATCTAAAGAGTTGTCAAGGTACTGGTACAGCTTGCGATACCGAGCGATGCGTTGTGCCTTGGGGGATGTAAGGTGAGGGAAATCAATCTCTACGTATTTCAATAGATCTGGCGGCGTCGCTCTAGACTGCGCACACATACGATATTAGCAATACTTCCATGTCTTCCCTATACATGACGATCCTACCATTAATCTCCAAAAGCGCGTGTCACTTCCCGCACCAAGGCTGACAACCTGCTTCCCACCACTCTGCAAAAACCGGTCGACAAGGAGGTCGATACCCCATGTCCGGTGATGTGTACCAACGTTGATCAGAGGTGGCTTTCGAGCTCTCGTACCACCTTGCTGTCCGAATCCGCCAGGCTGTGACATTGGTGCTTTGTATAGTAGAGACGCGAATGGGTCTTGGAGATACCCAACCTGCACTGCTGAACTGCATGTAGTGTAATCAGGTGAAGTGGACAGAGTGGAAAATTAAGTGGGAGACATACAGACGAGAGGAAGCGGCATCGTCATCGGTAAGACGGATAGCATCGTCTGAATCCGAGGACGGGTTTGCAGACGGGGAAGGTGATTCTCTGTGAGGAGGCAAGTTTGGGGGCAACATTTTGCGGTGAGTTTCCGTGAAAGAGTTCTTTGGGCATCTCGCTCAAGCATAATGAAACCAAACAACTTGACGCAAACAACGGACACGGAATGCGGGGATGTCCGGTAGTGTGTGCATGTTGCGTCATTGGCCCCTTTGAATGATCAACCGGATCAATTATAAGTAACTATCGTCACCGTCCTTTCCGTTTCTCGGTATTTCTCGTTTTATCTCCCCCCCTAAAGCACTCCACAATGTCCTTCAGACCCACCCTTTTCAcatccttcctccactccCACGgcccctccccctcctcgcTCCGTCCCCTCGCCAGATCTTTCCATCGTCCTACCTTCTCTCCCCGGGCCATCGCCCTTTCCCATCCCCCTCCCTCTGCCAGAGCCCGATCCATCTCCCCTTTGGGTCTTGGTATCGCAGCATCTCTAACTCTTACCACTCTCTCCCTcacccttccttctcgtcGTACCCAATGTATGAGCGGTACTTCTGCTGGTATCGTCAACGCCCCTCATGTCGCTGGTGAATCACGTACCGCACTTGGAGGCAAACGGCCTAAGAGTATCGTCAGTGCCTATGAGCTCAGTTTTGGTGCTGTCTGTGGTATCTGTGCCGGTATATTTATCAAGAAGGGTGCAAAGGCCATTGCATTCTTGCTAGGTGGCGCGTTTGTCTTCCTCCAAGTAAGTCCCAGGAGAACTTGTCATATATGCCTGAGGATCTGACGGGTTGATGGGACTAGTATCTCTCTACCAAGTCTTATATCCAAGTTGACTGGGCCAAGATTGGCTCTCGATACGACTCTGCCTTTGGTACCAAGACCCATACCGGAGCTCACAAGGGCCCCACTATCGGCCGCCTCTGGGCCAGGCTGGTCGACTTTTTGACCGCCGACTTCCAGCGTacgttttctttttccccttTTGCATTACAATGGATCAGGAGCGGATAAGTGCTGACTGTGTTATGTGGCAGAACGAGCTAGCTTCCTCGCTGGATTAGCTTTGGGTATTCGTCTTGGTTAAAATGGGAATCATTTCCATCCTGTAACTTGCACGTACTATACGAATTAAGCAAAATAAATCGAATCAGTGTATAAGCTGTATGATAATCACATTATTGCCATGATACTCTGACCATGAACAAAATCAATGTAAAAGTATCGAGACTTGGATGGGTGCATCGTTATATCCAAACAGTACCAAAAATGAATGTCATACCAGCAAATGATTGATATGATCTTTATCAAGATCTAAACTATGTGTTACGTGTTTTTACAAAAGACTGTAGTCCCCTCGATGACCTCTCATCCACTCTAGCTCCTCTATAATCATACTTTCTTAAATCGATAAAAAAACTGTAAAAAAACCCCTAactctttttctctttgcTTACGCAGTACAAGTCAACTCAGCCTTCTCCACCAACGCCAAACCGGCACCCAACGCCCAGCCGAGCTCTACACCcctcaacttcttctctACCATCAACTCCCTCTCGGGCGAGAGCTCGTATCCGAGACCGAGCAAAGCGTTCATAAAGGTCAAGTCGAGACAGTATTCGGGCCTACCCGCAAGTTCCTCCATCGCGACTGGGTCGCTACCCCATCGGTCAGCCCAGGCATCGGGACCGGCGCAGACGTCCTTGGCCATAGAGGTGAGCtcagagatggagagggtggaggaagaggggtgaAGAGGCTTGATGCGGTCGGTAAAGTAGGAAAGAGCCAGTAGTTGACCACGGGGGAAAGTATCGAGAAGGGAGGGTTGGTAAACACCGTTGAAAGAGCAAGGTTTGACTTCACAGATACTGCCCAAAACAATCAGTTTATGTTGGctatttttatttttatttttattttaaaaaaaaaaaccacTTACGCATCCTTGGCCATGACCAACTCGACAACCCTGTTACAAGCCTCAAAGTTACCGTTACCACCGTGCATGGTAACATTAACAGTTGGCCTTCCAGGAGGGTCAAGCGCGACTCTTCGAGTCATACCCTTGGACAAACACGGGTTGGGCACTTCAATGTCCTCACTCAAGTTCTCCCACTCGACTTCACCCTGGCCAAAGCTCCAGGTGAAAGCAACAAGGTTGTGCACACTTCGCCTGGCGCGCATGAGACCATAGCCGAGGTAAGAGTGCTGGTAAAGGGTAAAGTCTTTGCCGCCAAAGTTGAGTTCGTACTTGTGCTCGCCCTCAACGAGAGCCTGGTCAGAGTCGGCGGGGAACTTGGGTTCAAAGACAATTTGAGTGGAGGCACCACCGAGGTCCATGACGGCAAGCGTGTCGTCAGAATCGGCCCCTTCACCAATCTTGTTGAGGAGATAGTTGGCGGTGATCCAAGCGTAGACACCTGATATAAAAAATCAACTCCCTGCTTTCGAGCTCCGATTGATAATAATAACTTACCCTCATCCTTGCCGTCCATGATCTCGACGGCCCTGTCGCCATTGACAGTAAAGTCCCAGTTGGTCTCGAGCCTGTTCCTGACTTCATCAAGGATAGCCACACTTTCCTGCTGGCCGAGCAACCTCAAACCAGCAGTAGCCTTGACCTCGACAGGTGTACACTTTCGCAAGCTCTCGGGAACGACTCTGTACGCCTCCTCGAGCAAAGGATCAAGAGAAGCAGCGGCGGCAGTAGGGTCACGAGCGTAGGCAGAGAGTCCGGGCTTGACAGCCATAAAAGTCTCGTACTCGAGCTGAGGAGAAGGACCACAGTTGTTGAATTTGTAGACATGAATCCTTGAACCGGTGGAACCAGCGTCAATGGTAAGAGCGTACTGTACAAGAGGCTTCTCAGAAGAGATGGGCTCGGTACAGGCAGTAGTGGAAGTCGGGTCGGGGTCTTCCTCGAAGGATCCAGGGTAAGGAGATTGCTCctcagaagaagactcCTCGTCGGTGACCTCGGTGAAGTCCCCCTCAGCTTCAGAAGCATCCTGGGCTTCGTTAGAGGTAGGGTCGTGAGGGTTGGAAGTGTCGCCAACAGGAAGAGCGTGAAGTACACCGTCATCGCCGTCTTCATGGTCCAAAGGCTGAGCCACATTAGAGTCTTCAGGACGGAAGGGAGGAGAGCTGTAGTCGATTGCGTCGCCTTCTACGATGTCCTCGTCCAGCGAGGGTGTGTACGTGTCTATGAACACATCAGCAATTTCCCAACTACTCTCAGGATCTATGCTTACTTTCTTCATTGTAGATCTGTTCATCAGATCCACCTCCAGAGCGGCCAAATACCAAAAAGATAAGGGCCACAGCGATAACGGCGAGTAAAgcccatctcttccatgCTGTCAAACCAGCAGCAGTGCGTTTCCTTGAAGGGCCATTGGCACTAGTAGGCAATGGAGTGTACTTGCGCGCGGAGAACATTGCGCTCGCAAAAGATTTTGGTGAAGTTGGGGTTTTCGAGATTCTGCCTGACGGTCTGTGTCTGAGAGAGGACAAGAGAGAGGGCAGGGAGTCTGACGTGGATGTCTCTATCGAcggagagagagagataTCGGCGGAAGAAGTGAATGAGTGTGCAGGCATACACCTGTTAAATACTtgggaagagattgaaaaCGGAAAATCAAAGTTGTAGAGGGGATAGTGGCGGATCTTcggaagggaaagagtgCCGAGGCAGCAAACAAAGCTCAAACCTTAAAAACGGGTCCACATTCTTAATTATGAGTAAATAACTTCCAGAAGCGGTAATTAACTGCCCCCCTGGCGGCTCCCACATATTCGTGTGCCTGCCAAAGCTTGTTGCGATCTTAGTTGCGCTTGGACCGGCGCAACCGTCGCTATATACAGTCCAAAAAAATATCGAAATTCTCTCAAGTTCCCTGgttttttcccttccacAAGATCTGCAGCCTTCTTGTTGACCGGATGTCTTTCGTGGAATGAGCGCAGACAAATTATTAAGGTCTTCAGCGTTTGTTAATTATTGTGGTCTTTAGCATGTTTTGTCAGGAAATATTATCCGTCGGCCATCATCGCACAGCCGCCATTATCCGCAACGACAGACGGATGGATGAGTCTGCGAAGCTGATTGATCACTGGCTGACGCAAACACCCTTCAGTCACTGCTCATCATCCACTCACCACTCTAAACACATATCCGAAATGGCTTGGTTAAGTGGATGTGCATGACTTTTGTTGTATATATTGGACGTTGACAATGACGATACTCACAAACGTCACGGATCTAACCATGATGTCTACTAGCATTCACTACTCGCCAACCCCTTTCCTAGCCTCATCGTCGCATACCAAACCTTTGGCATCCACAATAAACCAGCTTTCATATATCCTGATGACCATACAGACATCTCGACCGGCTTTGATCAGGATCGTCACTTTTTTGTTATCAGAATGCCGGAAATCATTGTGCACGGAAACCCCTTTATCCCTTGTACGTCGAGCCTCTACAAATACATCCTAACAAGCGATCTTTAGCAGGAGCACGAGCCTACTCTATCCTCTCTCATGTCCCATACTTTGAAAGGGAAACGTAAACGCACCATCACTCATTTTGACGGTATCCCTCTGTCAGTGCTCCCACCTGctccatcatcaccaccaaTCCCAGAGAGAAGAATTATCACGCTCAGACGGGCCATGGGACTGTATAAGACGATGTCTGGCATAT from Cryptococcus decagattii chromosome 3, complete sequence harbors:
- a CDS encoding leucine carboxyl methyltransferase 1; translated protein: MLPPNLPPHRESPSPSANPSSDSDDAIRLTDDDAASSRLSAVQVGYLQDPFASLLYKAPMSQPGGFGQQGGTRARKPPLINVGTHHRTWGIDLLVDRFLQSGGKQVVSLGAGSDTRFWRLMSRATPPDLLKYVEIDFPHLTSPKAQRIARYRKLYQYLDNSLDPSPTAPTMPPPGQHSYKVSKGGTQLSSPLYTLIPLDLRPSPYEPTSSISSILSDHVLPQLDPSLPTLFLAECLFPYMPPEDSKQIIKWFGETFGSCMGVVYEMVGLDDSFGNVMRRNLAMRNLSIPGSTFSTPESQAERFTSPILEGGKFDNAGAKTLWQIREEDVGPEELQRISKLEILDEIEELRLVLDHYVIAWGTKGETMSSISL